The genomic stretch TTCGATGGTGACAAAGGTTTAGTGTTTGCTGTTTTTCGTCGATATCGCGACAAGCTTGAAGCCATAGCGCAATTTGACACTGACGATGTAGTCCTCACGACGATCGGACAACTTCACACACCGATTTGGCGTCGGCGCAGATCCCGCGAGGGGTTCGACTCCATCTTTATCGATGAAACGCATCTGTTCAACTTGAATGAACTTTCAGTCTTTCACCATTTGACAAGAGAGCCTGGTACGTTCCCTATCATCTTTTCTGCCGATCGCTCACAGGCGCCAGGAGACCGCGGCCTCACGAATGCACTTTTGGACGAAACAATCGCCCCGCATTTGAACGATACGCTTGCAGTTCCAATGCGTGCTATCTTCCGCTGCTCTCCTGATATCACTGCTGTTGCCCTTTCGGTCACTGCATCAGGGGCGACGCTATTCACTACTTTTGATAACCCACTCTCGTCCGCGGCAAGCACCTTTACCGCGGCTGAAGAAAGGCTCGCATCTCCTCCCCTCTTACTGCTTTGTCCAACAGACGAGGAGATGGTTAGGGTCGCCATCGTTCGTGCCGAAAGAATGGTAGCCGAATTGGGCTGCAAAAAAGCGGAGGTTCTCGTCGCTGTTTTCGGTGAGGCACTTTTTGAACTCTCACGTAGGGAATTTGAGCGCACGAACAAACCGGTAGAGTTACTGCAACAGCGTGCCGACCTCGACGGCGTTCTTAGAGCAAAACAGCATGGACGATTTGTGCTTTCGACTGCTGATTACGTCGGTGGATTGGAGTTTCAGGGCGCGATTCTTCTTGGCGTCGATGAAGGCCGGGTTCCTCCTACGAAGCTCTCCAGAACGGCAGATAGCAGGCACTTTCAAGACTTCCGGTCGCACAATCGGCTGTACGTCGCGATCACTCGTGCCAAGTATAGATTAGAATTCTTGGCATTAGCCGCAGAAGGTCCGAGCCCGATATTGAAAGACGCCATTCGTCACCGCTTGGTCTCGGTGATACAATCTGACGAACGTTGATCCGCTCTGGCGGCCCGACAGCGGAGCCTCTACTTTTCGATAATCAATCACCTGAACCGGACCGACACCTCGATGTTCAAGCTCTTCTGGCACGCCGGCGTCTTCGCGATCGTCACCTTCCTCGTGTACCTCGTCTGCATGGCGTTCGTGCGGATGGAGGACCGGCGCGAGGCGGCCCGGCAGCGGCGCAACTCCTGAGCGCACGCCCGGAGCGGCGCAGATGGAAATACGATCCGGCGCCCGATTGCGAGCGCCGGATCGCTGGCATCCATGAGCCGGCGCCCGCGACAAACGCGGGCGCCGGTTCGCGTTTCACCGCCGCCGCGGCGTGTAGTTGAACGTCGTCTTGCGGTCGCCGGCGATGGCGCGCTGGTCCTTCATCAGGAAGCCGGCGCGGCGCGCGCCTGCGGCGCTCAGGTCGGGGACGAGGCGCGCGGGCGGGGGGACGAGCACGCCGACCTGGATGTACCTCCCGCGGCAGATCTCCACCCAGTGCCCCAGGCTGAAGCGCACGGCCACGCGCCCGCCCTCCAGGTGGTGCAGCGCGAACTCGGCGGGGAACTCGCCGAAGCCGTAGGTGCACTCGTCGCCCGGCGGCTGCACCTCCACCCGCTTCAGCGCCTCCGTCATCGCCGCCGGCGAGGCGGAGGCGCGCACGTGCGCCGAATCCATCGCCTGCCGCACGAGGGCGTCGCCGGCCAGCGCGCGCAGCACCTCGCGCTCGGGCACCAGGTCGGTGATGCGCGCCGGGTGCGGATGGGCGGCGGTGCCGCGCGCCAGGTCGTACGCCACGAAGCGCGTCCACATGATGGGGTGCACGCCGCCGCAGTCGCAGTAGGTCGCCTCCTCCAGGCTCACGATCGAGCCCACCACCGACAGCAGCCGCACCGTCCGCTCGTACTCCTTCACCGTCGCTTCCTCGTCGCTGACGTCCTCCATCTCCGCCCACTCCGCGTCGGCGATCCGGCGCGCGGAAAAGACGAGCGCGCCGTCGCTGGCCCGCCGCGCGGTGATGTCGCGGTCCGTCCACGCCACGTCGAATCCGCCCGAGCGCCCGCGCCAGATCGTCCGCTGCGCGGTAGAGCGGGACGCGGCCAGGGACAGCAACGGCAACAGCAGCAGGGAGATGCGGATCATCTTCGCGAGCATGCGCGTCATCGGGAGATGGGGATGGAGAAGGAGATGGAGATGTCGATCATCTTCGCGGATGGGGATGGAGCCTTCGCAGGCCAGACCCACCGGCGGCTGAAGCCGCAGCAACAACCACGGGAAGCCTCGCAAACTGCGCGAGGCTGTTCGGCTCGGGAGCAGTCGCCCGCTCGATCGGCTCGGTTTCCGGACGCGAGTTGATGTCATTCGCGGGCGATACGGAGGATCACGCGCGGGCCCTCGCCGGAGGCGGCGAGGACGCGGTTGGCCTCCGCGACGAGCTCCGGCGGCGAGTCGATGAAGCCCGCGCCGCGCATCAGCGCGATGGACGCGCGGTTCGTCTCCAGCACGTCGACGAAGATCTCGCGCGCGCCGCGGCGATGCGCTTCCGCGATCACCTCGCGCACCAGCTCGCGCCCCAGCCCCAGCCGCCGCGCGGAGGGATCGACCGCGAGCGCGCGCAGCCACACGCCGGGCAGGTCCGTCCCCTCCGCCCGATACTCGTCCACGAAGACGAAGCCGCGCACGCCACCCCGTGCGTCGAACGCGGCCACGGCGGCGCCCGCCGTCGCCCAGCGCGTACGCGCCTGCGTGACGATGTACGGGCGCATCCGCGGCAGGTTCCCGGCGCAGAATGCGTCCAGCGCGTCCGCGTCTTCCGGGCGGACGGGGCGGACGTGCACCGGCCCCACGCGCCGCCCGCGGATCCGCCGCCCCGCCGCGGACGTCCTGGCGAGCCGCGCCGCCGGGCCGAGCACCATCCGCGCGGCCGCCGCGGCGCGCTGCATCGCCCACGCGGCCGCCCGCCACCCCGCGCCGAAGCCCAGCGTGCGCCCGCCGCGCCGGATCGCCGCGACGCGGCCGTGCACCTCGCCGGGCGCGTCGTCCACCCGCCCGCGCGGCGTCCCCACCCGCAGCGGCAGCGTGGCGGCGACGACGCGCACCGCCCACGCGCCGTCGCGGCGGACGAGCGCCAGGTCGCCCCGTTGCAGATCATCCACCGCGCAGCGCGCCACGCCGATCTGGTCGCCGGGGCGCAGGAGCGGTGAGAAGGTGCGGCCGTTCACCGGCAGCCACACGAGCGCATCCCCATCCGCGGCGTTGAGCCGGGCCAGGATGTCGTCGGCGGACGGTGCGTCGGTCACGGAGGATGCGGCGGGGCGGGAACGGCGCGGCGTGGACGGCATCCAATCTACCGACGCCCGCGATACCCACAAAGGCGGCTGAAATCGCGGTCGAACGCAGGAGCGTGCAGGGGCGCCCCATCCGGAGCGCCCCCTTGCTTCATCCGGCCGCGATCGTGCCGTGCCTCAGCAGTTGTTGTCCCACGAGATCGGCTGGGGGTTGCAGTACGGCGGCGCGGGGCACGAGTAGCAGGAGTCCTGGAGGCCCGTGTGGCACTGGTCGCCGCTCTGGTAGGTGTAGGTGTGGGCGTGCACGGTCCCCCCGCGGCCGTTCGCCCCCGCGTCGAACGAGTGCACCGCGATCTGGTCGAGGTTCAGCTTCAGCTTCTTCACGTGGGCCTCCTTGGAGCGGGAGAGACGGGCCGCGACGTTGCGGTGCGTCTATCCTACCATCGTCCGGCTTCTTTCGACAATAGCGGATCAGCGGAAACATTGTCCGCAATCGCGGGGCGGGGAGGCTTCTGCGACACGCCGGCATTCCTGGAACGAGGAGCGCCCGCCGGGGGTCCGGCGGGCGCTGGCTGTCCGTTCTACCGTCACGGGCGCGCGGCGAATCGCGATCCTGCCGCGATCACCGGTGCGACTGGTGGTCGTGCGCGTGCGCGTGATCCATCCCGCCCGTCCCGGCCATCGCATCGGCCTGCGCGGCGGGCCTGGCGGCGGCGCCGTGGCTCATCCCCGGCATCGCGCCGTGGTCGTGGCCCGAGGCAGGCGGAGCGGCGCCCTGCATCCGCATGTGCATGTGGCCGCCCTGGTTGCCGGTGTGCACCAGGTGCCAGTCCAGCTTCAGCTCGGGGTTGTTCGGGTCCACGCCCGGCCACCGCGCCCCGCCCTCGGGGACGATCGCGCCGCCCAGCGCGCCCATCGCGCCGCCGGGGATGGTCTGGCCGGTGGGGTTGTCGTACTCGGCCGTGATCCGGTACACGTGGTCCGCCCGCACCGGAATGCCGAGCTGCCACACGAAGTACGACGCCGGCATCCCCACCACCTCGCCCTCGCCGTCCACCTGCGGGCGCCCGTTCCAGATCACCTTTCCCGCGGTGACGTCCTCCAGGCGCAGCGCGGTGCCGTACTGGTGCAGGTGCCCGCTCACGCCCAGGATGCGCCCCGCCACCGCCGGCCGCGCCTCCCAGCTGCGGCGGCTGCGCCCCGGCGGCAGGTCCCACGAATGCAGGCTGGCCGGCGGCATCACGTCCATGTAGAAGGGGAACACCGACACCGGCTTCAGCACCGCGCTCCCCGGCGTGTAGCCGAAGTGCAGGCGCAGCTTCACGCCGCGGTAGGCGGTGGGCGTGGGGTTGTGCATCATCACCGTGACGATGAGCTCCTGCCCGCTGCGGACGCGGTAGCCCAGCATCCGCGGGAGCGCCACCGGCGCCGTCTCCTGCCCGGCGGCGGCCATGCGCAGCATGATGGGGCTGAACAGCTCGCGCTGCCCGGGCACGATCACGTTCACGTGGTGCAGCGTGCGCCGCGGAACGGGGCGTCCGTCTGCGTCCACCATCTCCACGCGGTAGCCGTGCAGCCAGCCATCCACGGGGAGGGCGGCGTGGTACGCGGGAAGCTGCCGGTGGCCGCCGTTGGCGGGGAGGTCGACGGGGCCGACCTCCAGCACCAGGTCCCGGTGCTCGGCGTCCACGCCCACGCGCAGCCCGGGCGCGTTCGCGGCCGGCGCGGCCATCATGGCCGGCGCGGCGGCGGGCGCCTGGGCGCGCATGAGGAAAGCGGTCGAAGAAAGCACGGCCAGCGTAGCCAGGCCGGTCAGCGCGATGCTCGCTCGCATGGGTGAGAACGGTGTGGCGGTGGTGGATGGATCGCGTGCTTGGGGCGGAGGAGAATTGCAGCAGGCCGTGTTCCGACAAGGTAGCGCGACCGCACACTCCGGCGGAAGTGCTACCACATCGCTTCCGGCACCGGCGGCTGAAGCCGCAGCAACAACCACGGAAAACCTGACAAACTGCGTCAGGCTTCGACTGCAACTGCCAGCGAGAAGGATCTCGGCGCGATGCCATCCCCATCGCCCGGATACCGCCGAGCAGTCCCGCAGGGACTTTGTGCCCTTGTTGCCCGCCAATTCATTGGCGGGGAGAGGGGTGGCCGGGCCGCGCCCGGCAGGCTCAGGTCGCCACGGCCAGCGACCTGGCCTTCTTCACCGTCTCCGGGTCCGGCTCGCGGCCCAGGATGGCGTCGGCGATCAGCGGCCCGTGGAACTTGCCGTTCTCGATGAAGATCTTGTTCGCGTCGTACCCCGCCGCCACCACGCCCGCGATGTACACGCCCGGCACGTCCGTCAGCATCGTGTTGCGGTCGTGCGCGGGGATGCCGGTCTGCGCGTCGATGCTCACGCCCAGCTCGCGCAGCAGGCCGGGGTCGGGCACGTACCCCGTCATCGCCAGCACCCAGTCGTTGGGGATCGTGCGCACCCGGCCGGTGTCCAGGCTCTCCACGTCCACCTCGCGCGGGCGGATGGCCACCACGCGGTGGCGCCAGAGCGCGGGGATGGAGCCCTCGGTGATGCGGTTCTCGATGTCGGGGCGCACCCACGGCTTCACCCCGCGGTCCAGCCCCTCGAACAGGTGCACCATCGTCACCCGCGCGCCCTCGCGCCAGGTGGTGAGCGCCGCGTCGGCCGCGCTGTTCCCCGCGCCGATCACGATCACGTCCTGGTCGAAGTAGATGAAGGGCTCGGTGAAGTAGTGCACCACCTTGGGCAGCTCTCCGCCGGGCACGTCCAGCCGCCGCGGCGTGTCGAAGTAGCCGGTGGCGATCACGATGTTGCGGGCGCGGTACTGCGCATCGTCCACCTCGCGGATGCGGGTGCGCACCACGAACTCGCCGCCCGCCCGCTCGATGCCGGTGACGCCCTCGTACTGGTGCACGTTCAGCCCGAAGTACTGCACCAGCTTGCGATAGTAGCGCAGCCCCTCGCGGCGGGTGGGCTTGTCTCCGGAGGTGGTGAACGGAATGTTGGCGATCTCCAGCTTTTCCGGACCGCTGAAGAAGGTGGTGTAGGTCGGATAGCGGTACATCGACCAGGTCACCGGCCCCTGGTCGAAGATCACGCAGGAGAGCCCGCGCTCCTTGGCCGCCACGCCCACGGCCAGCCCGCACGGCCCCGCCCCCACCACCGCGATGTCGAAAACCTGCTGCTCCGCCATCATGCCCCGTCTGCTCTGGATACAGCGCGTCCCGCCGGCACCGCGCCGTCGGGACGTGACAGAATAACCCGTGCGTCAATCGCAGGCCAACAGTATGCAGGGAACACCAGACCTTGTAATACGCGTCAGGACGGAGACAGCCTTAGAACGGTAGATCATCCTCCGGCTCAACACGATCCAATCGCTTCTCTTCAGTAAGGAGTAGGTGCCGAGCACGCTGTAACAGTTCGTCGAAAGTGATAACTTCCGGGTTCACGAGGTTTCGCCGAAATAATTCGAACGAGGTGCGTTTCGTGATCGTGTCGAGTTGACGAGTGTGACCGATGATCAAAATACCTTTAGGCATTACCGTGTAGCTATGAGTCGTCTCAAGACGCCCCCGATTTTCTTCGTTCGTGGCGCCGTAGATTTCCCACGTGCGACAATTGGACTGAAGTTGTGCAACTCCGCCAGCCAGTTCTCTACCGATCAGATGAACCTTATTTCGATACGGCTGATTTCCCACCAATGTACTATCAGGTGTTTTGATCTCAACAAGTACCGTGAAGCGAATTTCCGCTTCCGTCGCAGCAAGGAAATCCCCCTGCTGACCTCCTGTACCTGTTACGAGAGTACCTCCGTAATGCGGCTGAGTTTCAACAGGTGATAAAAAGCGATAAGAAAGACCGTAACCGAAAATCCAAGTATTGTTTTCGAAAAAATTCTGCCACTCGCTTTCTGACCAATCGCCTGCAGTAAGGTGCACCTCGAACTCGACAACTGCTTGTTCTCGTATCTCGTGAAGTTTTGCAAGCGCAACTGCGCGGAATAGGTTTGGATTTAAATCACTCAACAGTTCCCAAAGCTGGTCGCCGGCACTTCCATGCAATTCTTCTAGGATCTCCCTCGCTGGGCCCTTCACAATGAGCGCCTCATCCTCGTCAGCGACAACTAGTCGCCGCTTCCCGCGTGGGACACCATCTTCCCCTAGTCTATAAAGCCGCTCAAGCTCGCGGTACAGGTCCAACGTCTCGGCCGAATCCAACTGTATCCGAACCTCTTGTCCCGCCTTTAACTGAGTCAGATTAAATGCATCAACGTCGTGCCACGGCGAGGAACTTGAATGTCGCCTCTGATGCAGAATACAGGCTTTTACTCGCGCCTCGTTGTTCTTGGGATTGTCGATGATTTCCACGCGAAGAATTCGTCGAGTCCTCGCAGTGTCTTGATTCTCTGGTAGGTGAAGCCAAATGTCCTCAACTCTGGCCGTTCGCGACGACGTGCTCTCAACACGGTACGAGTGCGACATCGGGCTCCATCCAATTAGAGATCTGTATCCTGCGATGCCATTTACACCAGCGCAAAACTCACTACCGTCATCATGGATTCCGAGTGAACCCGAACGACAGCTTTGATGAGTTACCGGTGCTCGGCTTTAATCCGCCGCCACCCCCGTGCGCTCCTCCGCCCCCGCACCCGCCGCGACCACCGCCAGCGCCTGCTCCAGGTCGGCAATGATGTCGGCGGCGTCCTCGATGCCGAGGGAGACGCGGATGAAGCCGTCGCGGATGCCGTTGGCCTCGCGCTGGGCGGGCGTCATGGCCGCGTGGCTGGTGTAGCGCGGCTCGCTCATCAGCGTCTCCACGCCGCCCAGAGACGGGGCCAGCTTCGCCAGCTTCAGCGCGCGCACGAACTTCGCGGCCGCCGGCCCGCCGCCCGCGATCTCCAGTCCGATCATCCCCCCGAAGCCGTGCAGCACGCGCCGCGCGGTCTCGTGGTCGGGGTGCGACACGAGTCCCGGGTAGTGCACCCGCGCGATCCCGGGGTGCGTCTCGGCCCACGCGGCCACCGCCAGCCCGTTCGCGTTGTGGCGCTCCATCCTGAGCGCCAGCGTCTTCATCCCCCGCTCCAGCAGCCACACGGCGTGCGGATCCAGCGCCGGGCCCCACACCTTCGCGCGGTCGCGCACCGCCTTCACCCGCGCGCGGCTCCCGGCGATCACGCCCGCGGTCACGTCGCTGTGGCCGCCCAGGTACTTGGTGGCGCTGTGCATCACCAGGTCCACGCCGTGCTCCAGCGGCCGGCAGTTCAGCGGCGACGCGAAGGTGGAATCGACGATCACCGTCGCCCCGCGCGCGTGCGACTCGTGCGCCAGCGCGGCCAGGTCCATCACCCGCAGCAGCGGGTTCGACGGGCTCTCGCCCATCACCAGCTTCGTGTTCGGGCGGAAGGCGTCCGTCCACCCGGGCTGGAACATGTCCACGAATGTCGCCGTGATCCCCAGCCGCGGCAGCTCCGTCTCCAGCAGCGCGCGCGTGCCGCCGTAGATGGCCTCGGTCGCCACGATGTGGTCGCCCGCCTGGACCACGGAAAGGACCGCGCACGCCATCGCCGCCATCCCGCTGGCCAGGATGACGGCGTCCTCCGCGCCCTCCAGCGCGGCGACGCGCTCCTCGGCCAGCACGTGGTTGGGCGCGTTGCCGTAGCGCTGGTACAGGACCGGCCCCTCGCCGTCGGGCGCGTTGTAGAACGTGGTCGACAGGACGATGGGGTTCACCACCGGCGCGTTCAGGTCGCGCGCGCCCTCGCCGGCGTGCACCGCGCGGGTGGACGGGCCGGTGCGGTCGGAGTCACTCATCGAGCAGCAGGGAGAGAGGGGTCACGGTGCCGTCGGCGTTGGGCGTCACCACGCGCTGGCTGACGAGGGTGGCCATCACCGCGTCGACCACCTCGCGCGGCAGCCCCACGTCGTCGGCCACCTGGGCGGCGCCGGCGCGGCCGCGGCGCACCAGCGCGTCCCACGCGGCCCGGTGCAGCGGGTTGGCGGCGCCCATCAGCTTCACCACGCCCTCCTCGTCGCGCGCCACCAGCAGAAGCGAGTGCCGCTCGAGCACCGCCTCGATGGCGTCCTCGTGGTGCTCCTGCATCCCCACCAGCACGAAGAACGCCTCGGAGGGCCGGTCGTCGCCCACGAAGCGCAGGAGGAGCCGGGCCACGATCTCGTCGGCGCACGAGTAGTCCAGCACGCGCACCTGCGAGAAGTCCAGGACGGACAGGCAGGGCGTGGCGGCCGGGCCCTCCATCTCCGCGATCTGGCTTTCCACGCCGGTGCGGATGGCGCGGCCGGTGGGCCGCGTCACCAGGTTGCTGAACAGCGAGGTCACCGAGCGGCGCTGCACGGCCATGAGGCGAAAAGGGGCGCGGGTGACGAAGGCGGCGTGCACCGGGCTCAGGCGTCGGCGACGGTCACCCGGTCCATGCGGTCGCCCCGCGCCAGCTGGTGCACCACGTCCAGCCCCTGCGTCACCTTGCCGAACACGGTGTGCACCCCGTTCAGGTGCCGGGTGTTGGCCTCGCTCAGCACGATGAAGAACTGGCTCCCGCCGGTGTCCTTCCCCGCGTGCGCCATCGACAGCGACCCGTCCTCGTGGCGATGGGGATTGCCCTGCGTCTCGCACTTGATCTTCCACCCCGGCCCGCCGGTGCCGACCGTGGGGTGGTTCAGCCCCTTCTCCTTCGTGATGGGGTCGCCGCCCTGCACCACGAAGTCGGGGATCACGCGGTGGAAGATGATGCCGTCGTAGAAGCCGCTCTGGGCCAGCTTCTCGAAGTTGGCCACCGTTCCCGGCGCCGCGTCGTCGTACAGCTCGGCGGTGAAGGTGCCCTTGTTGGTCTCGAAGGTCGCGGTCTTCATGTCTTTCCTCGGAAAAGAAGTACGAAAGTTACGAGAAGTACGGGAGTACGATTGGGGATGCGGTGCGTCCCCGCGCGCCCTCAGCCCGGGGGCGGGCGGCGCGGCGGGGCGGCGGCGCGGGTGGCCGGTGCCGGCGCGGCGGGCGGCGGCGCGGGCGCGGCCTCGCGCGCGGGGAGGATGATCTCGATCTGCGCGCCGGGGAAGTACGGGAGGTCCTTCGCCAGCGGGAGCGCGTCGTCCCACTCGGGCACGTCGGCGATGCGGCTGGTGCCGGAGCGGATGGAGATCTTGCCGCCCCACTTGCCCACGCGCTTGCGGATCTGCTTCAATCCCTGCCCGCGCCCCGGCTCGCGGAAGCGGGTGACGCCGTGGATGAACGCCGCCTCGAGCGCCGTGGCGTCGCCCCAGCGGTCACCGAAGCGGGCGGCGTGCTCGCGCTCCAGCGAGCCCTTGAAGCCCACCCCCAGGTCCATCACCGCGATCACCGCCACGCGCCGGTCGATCCCCTTCCACCGCCGGTAGGTCTGGATCCCCACCCAGCCGGGCGCGGCGGCGTGCTCGATGATGTTCTGCGACACCTCGGAGAGGAGGACGCTGAAGCCGATGGCGTCCACCTTCGAGTGGCCCAGCTGCTCGGTCAGCAGCGCGCTCACCCGCCCCTCGTTCAGTTCGTTGACCACCGCGTGCACGTCGTCGGCGGAGTTGATGACGGTGATGGGCAGCAGCGCGCCGGACTCGGGGTTGCGGCCGCGCGGCGGCGCCATCTCGAAGGCGATGGCCGCGGCGGAG from Longimicrobium sp. encodes the following:
- a CDS encoding GNAT family N-acetyltransferase; the encoded protein is MTDAPSADDILARLNAADGDALVWLPVNGRTFSPLLRPGDQIGVARCAVDDLQRGDLALVRRDGAWAVRVVAATLPLRVGTPRGRVDDAPGEVHGRVAAIRRGGRTLGFGAGWRAAAWAMQRAAAAARMVLGPAARLARTSAAGRRIRGRRVGPVHVRPVRPEDADALDAFCAGNLPRMRPYIVTQARTRWATAGAAVAAFDARGGVRGFVFVDEYRAEGTDLPGVWLRALAVDPSARRLGLGRELVREVIAEAHRRGAREIFVDVLETNRASIALMRGAGFIDSPPELVAEANRVLAASGEGPRVILRIARE
- a CDS encoding YpdA family putative bacillithiol disulfide reductase gives rise to the protein MMAEQQVFDIAVVGAGPCGLAVGVAAKERGLSCVIFDQGPVTWSMYRYPTYTTFFSGPEKLEIANIPFTTSGDKPTRREGLRYYRKLVQYFGLNVHQYEGVTGIERAGGEFVVRTRIREVDDAQYRARNIVIATGYFDTPRRLDVPGGELPKVVHYFTEPFIYFDQDVIVIGAGNSAADAALTTWREGARVTMVHLFEGLDRGVKPWVRPDIENRITEGSIPALWRHRVVAIRPREVDVESLDTGRVRTIPNDWVLAMTGYVPDPGLLRELGVSIDAQTGIPAHDRNTMLTDVPGVYIAGVVAAGYDANKIFIENGKFHGPLIADAILGREPDPETVKKARSLAVAT
- a CDS encoding Shedu immune nuclease family protein, which gives rise to MSHSYRVESTSSRTARVEDIWLHLPENQDTARTRRILRVEIIDNPKNNEARVKACILHQRRHSSSSPWHDVDAFNLTQLKAGQEVRIQLDSAETLDLYRELERLYRLGEDGVPRGKRRLVVADEDEALIVKGPAREILEELHGSAGDQLWELLSDLNPNLFRAVALAKLHEIREQAVVEFEVHLTAGDWSESEWQNFFENNTWIFGYGLSYRFLSPVETQPHYGGTLVTGTGGQQGDFLAATEAEIRFTVLVEIKTPDSTLVGNQPYRNKVHLIGRELAGGVAQLQSNCRTWEIYGATNEENRGRLETTHSYTVMPKGILIIGHTRQLDTITKRTSFELFRRNLVNPEVITFDELLQRARHLLLTEEKRLDRVEPEDDLPF
- a CDS encoding PLP-dependent aspartate aminotransferase family protein, producing MSDSDRTGPSTRAVHAGEGARDLNAPVVNPIVLSTTFYNAPDGEGPVLYQRYGNAPNHVLAEERVAALEGAEDAVILASGMAAMACAVLSVVQAGDHIVATEAIYGGTRALLETELPRLGITATFVDMFQPGWTDAFRPNTKLVMGESPSNPLLRVMDLAALAHESHARGATVIVDSTFASPLNCRPLEHGVDLVMHSATKYLGGHSDVTAGVIAGSRARVKAVRDRAKVWGPALDPHAVWLLERGMKTLALRMERHNANGLAVAAWAETHPGIARVHYPGLVSHPDHETARRVLHGFGGMIGLEIAGGGPAAAKFVRALKLAKLAPSLGGVETLMSEPRYTSHAAMTPAQREANGIRDGFIRVSLGIEDAADIIADLEQALAVVAAGAGAEERTGVAAD
- a CDS encoding peptidylprolyl isomerase, yielding MKTATFETNKGTFTAELYDDAAPGTVANFEKLAQSGFYDGIIFHRVIPDFVVQGGDPITKEKGLNHPTVGTGGPGWKIKCETQGNPHRHEDGSLSMAHAGKDTGGSQFFIVLSEANTRHLNGVHTVFGKVTQGLDVVHQLARGDRMDRVTVADA
- a CDS encoding ATP-binding protein, with translation MTRVVTVPQTLNGEAFEGLLAEAADAGDEKLLFDARHVRFADPYGMLGLLAIGTYIGETGGRPMLDLPQSPEVVRYFGGMGFLSAAAIAFEMAPPRGRNPESGALLPITVINSADDVHAVVNELNEGRVSALLTEQLGHSKVDAIGFSVLLSEVSQNIIEHAAAPGWVGIQTYRRWKGIDRRVAVIAVMDLGVGFKGSLEREHAARFGDRWGDATALEAAFIHGVTRFREPGRGQGLKQIRKRVGKWGGKISIRSGTSRIADVPEWDDALPLAKDLPYFPGAQIEIILPAREAAPAPPPAAPAPATRAAAPPRRPPPG